The genomic stretch CCATCGGCAAAGCTGACAGAACAGACTGGGCTTTGTGTATCCAGACACAGGATGGCAAGGGCAAAGAGGGCAGATCAGAGGAAAAATTAGAAAGGCAAACATGTACATTTAGGATAAGCACAGGCCCCTCCCTGCGGGCCCTCGGCAGCCACTTGAATTCCTTCCACTTGTGGAGGCCAGCTTTTCTGAACGTGTAGTGTTAGTGACATACTTGTCTTTGAGTTATGGTCCCCAGCCCTGAACTGAGAGAGGAAGGGGGCATGCCCCCTCCTTCTTGAAATCTGATTCAGTCTGCTAATAGAGGGTGTTTTGTAACAGCTCCATAAAGAGTGTGTACCAGCCAGCCATCACCTTCCCCAGGCTCTTTCATGGGTTGACCCCTCCCTGGCTCTGTTTTCATAATAAACATTCCAGTGCTAATTTTGCAGGCGGCCCAGGATCTCCGGCTGCCTCAGTGGGAAGAAAGTGAGAGACACAGCGTGAGAGGTTCCTCTCTGCACTCGCACAATGCGCACTCTCATTGTCCTTACACTCCTGGCTTTCCTGGTGATGGCTGCTACTTGCTATGGTAGGTGACCTCTCTTACTGTGTGGGGTGATAAATCCAAAGTTGCAGACACCTTTGGGTCTgttcagatatttttcctttgccttcgttttttctttccccttatcTTGATCTCTTGCCTGCTTTCCTGCCCTTGTTTCAAACCCTCCTAGTTCTGCTCCAGAGCTCAGTCAGCTCCAGTCATCGCAGCTGGCAGGCTGGGATGCTTCAGCCCCTTATTCGCTGTTCCAGCTCACTCTGCAGACTCCATCTCTTTCTGCCCCTCTGTTGTCTGGACCATGTAAGAGGAGGTAGAAGAGACTAAATCATTTCTGTTGTGGTCATTATAATGTGTGACTACCTTGCAGTAGGTAGGAGGTTGGAGAACACAGCTGATCACCAGGACAATATAAAAGGGGGAGTCATGGAGGGGTGCACAGGAGGTGTTCTGGGTGTGACTCTACCAAAGGCTATTTTCTAAGGCTCTTTCAATTACTAGCCTACTGCACTCCAAATTGTGGCTTTTTCCTTGTAAATGGGGAGAATTCCTCTTCTCCTTTTAGAATATTTGCCCCTCTTTTTTGTCATGCACATAGTTCCATACAGATGGAATTGGATTGCTGTTTCATGCAAGAGTCAAAGACATTTCACTGTGCATAAGCACATACCCAGGCTTTGAAGATAAGCAGGTATCATATCCATTGTAGCGATGGGAACATGAGGATAAAGCAATGTGCTTGAGAATCACACACTAGAAGACCAAGTATGAGCCTTGAAGGCCTGGATAAGATATTAGGTAGCTCTGTTTTACACTCCTGAATACCCTCCATGCCTGACATATACACTAGGTCACCCTGATtatccctttctcttccttttaaacAGGTACCTTAAAACCTGTTGTGTGGGTGTTCTATGGATCTTTGGTGTGTGAAAGACTGTGTATCCCATGAATACATTGTCTTACTGCAtgttttactctttctttccCCAGAGTCCCATGAGAGTGTGGAATCCCACGAGTATCTCTGTAAGAGACCgctttcctattttctttaaTTCAAAGTGTGCTACGGACATCTCCTAGCTCATTTCCTTATACTTTACTGTGGGGATTAAATAGGGAGAACCACCCAGCCCAGGGAAATTGATTATTTTGGATGATAGAGTTTGAGGATGAACAGAAAAAGAGCACAAAAAAGACTTTACACAGTTGGGCACAAGCGTATACCACTGTGTCTTGCAAAGCAGGATAATGAGAATGGGAAAACAAACAGCGATGAGCTTAGATCCCAGCTTCATGCACCTAAAACAGGTGAAGGGACACCAGAGAAACACATTATCCAAAAAGCTCTGGGCTGAGTGTGGAAAGAGGTACCACAGAGGCGAGTGACATGATTTGTACTTCACCAAGGACCTAGAGAATTTTACTGCCCAGTGCCCTGGAGGAAGCACATGGGATGGGTGGGCAGGAAGGTTCCTTGTTCTTGAAGAGAGAGTTAGTGATACAGGGGAGGCATGACAGAGTGGAGAGTCTCACTTTGGAATGAGCAAAGACCTACAGAGGTGAGAGAATAGGTcaatcaaaattaaaaagaaatttgtcATCCTGGAAAAGAACTTCACAAAGCAGCTAGTCAGAAGCACAAATGCTCAGGTGGAAGTCAACGCCAAAGACATCCACAGACCCCTGAACTCTGTAACAAGACCATGTTgtctctcaaaaaaataaaagtgacctGCAGGCACTGCAGTCCAAAATTGTTGCACAGACCTTTGCTCAGTGACCGCCTAACATTGGAGGAAGAGAAACTCATTCAGTCCCTTCCTCTTTTTACTTGCAAGTTCACATTGATGCGAATTCTCCTCAgtgtgcccagatctcctgtgaTCTAACTAGCTTGGCACATACTTCTTGTCCAAACTCCGCTCAGTCAGAGGGGCTGTGGCAGTAAACTCACAGTAGCTTTTCCCTGGGTAGCTTGAGTAACAGTAGAGCAAAAGTAGTGTATACACTTCCACACAGGCTGCACGAGCCAGAGGAGGAAGCCTGTGCATCAACTAGCTGGGACGGACAAGAGGGAATATTAAAATGTCCTAGGTTTCACTGTGCATGGGAAGGTGGACAAGGAGGCTGTCAGAAAGGTGGGAGCTGATCTTTGTGAAAATTTGGCCTAGCCCAAGTATCAATGTACTCTGAACAATCCCTTGCCTTCTCAGATCCCTTCCTCAACAGGCAAAGGGCCAACGACTTCATGCAACCTGGTATGAGACTACAAGCCATCTCTCAGGAGAGGTACGTTATTGTCTCAAGGTACTAAGGATGAGAGGTGGGAGAGATCTCTCCTATTCAAGCACAGGCTGGTACCCATGGAGGAAGCCATGGCAACTTCCTTgaagcctctgctcctctctcagtttGAGGTGCTAGTTCTCCCCAAACCTAGGAGAACACAGAATGTGATTAGCGGAGAGTGAGTCCTTGAATTTGAGGATGTGTTCTGTGCTGAGGGGACTCTGCTTGATTCATCTGAATGAAGCACCAACAGAATGAGAGGGAATCAGTGTGAGATTGCCAGAAAGGAAGATCAGTTTGAGATCTGGTTCCAGCCTTCAGATCACATGCAGAATTTGCACGACCTTTTCTAAATCACAGGGCCATCTGTAAGCCTCCTTGCCCCATCTATAAAATGCAGGTACAGGTAGTTTCCTACCTCATGCGGGGCTTGTGAAAATAAAAGCTGAGGTGCACAAATTGTCTCCTAGAGAGGTCTTGAGCATCCCCTCTCGGCAGTTCCAAATGGCCCCTCCATAAGACATTTCAGTTCTTTGCTACACATGTGACTTTGGGAAGGAGACAGGCTGGAGACAGCTGGAGAGGCAGAACCAGCCCTTCCACACCAGCAGCTTCCTGCTGAGAGCACTGAAGGCACTGATGGCAGCTGGCAATTGCCTCCAAGGCATGGACCACAACACTCCCACCACCATCCTATTGAGCCCTGATGTAAAAGGTTACCCGAGGGGACAAAAAGCTCCTGGTTTAGTCACATCACTCCCTGTGGTGTGGGGAATACAGAAGCTGGTGCACCCTAACCTCGGTAGCTGGATGACACATGAAACTGGAGACAGATCTTGGTGGGGGGTTGTGGGGCACATATTGAAGATGACAGCACTTatccctcttctcccccctgtttgcaggatcagggaaCGTACCAAGACCCCCTGGGAACGTCAGAGGGAGATCTGTGAGAACTATCCAGGCTGTGACCCACGCGCTAACTATGGCTATGCTTCTGCTTACAGGCAGTATTTTGGGAGGAGGAGGACTAAGTAAAGGAAGACTTGTCTCCACCCTGGGGCCTGGAGCCCTAGGTATCCTCCCAGAAAAAGCAATGGCTCTGAGATATATTCAGTTGCTTGTTTCCCTGTATGTTAACCTGCCTGCTGCTTCACTTACATGTAGCCATGGATTCTTGCATTCTCTATTGATTAGTGCTGAGCTGACGTAGCAGAGATCAGAGCGAGTTCAGGATGTGGGTGTTTGCTGCACAATAAATTGCTGGTTTGATACTATCTTCTCATGAGTCACTGtattttcgggggggggggggggattttccATGAAGAAGCTGAGTTTCTGTAGCATAGAATCTGGTGTgaattatgggaaaaaaaagtgactacCTGGGAATCACAAGAGCTTGAAAGGATCTATGAACTTTATGCTCCAGGGTCCAAAACTGACTTCTTTTAGATGTCTCTGCCAAATTTCATTTCCCAAACTTAAGCCATCTTAAACTGGCAGTGTTCAGAAGATGGGGTGAG from Dromaius novaehollandiae isolate bDroNov1 chromosome 1, bDroNov1.hap1, whole genome shotgun sequence encodes the following:
- the MGP gene encoding matrix Gla protein, with the protein product MRTLIVLTLLAFLVMAATCYESHESVESHEYLYPFLNRQRANDFMQPGMRLQAISQERIRERTKTPWERQREICENYPGCDPRANYGYASAYRQYFGRRRTK